A region of Maridesulfovibrio sp. DNA encodes the following proteins:
- a CDS encoding TIM barrel protein — translation MAEIETELYISSSCFKKGEFAAILDTVSTLPATGLELSHFSGAIPDLATIQQQADQKKCKLLVHNYFPPPENHFVMNLASDSAETLEQSILLAEKAIRFCRKANIPFYSVHCGFACNAAPEDLGKPLASLQRIPLQNAMDIFVQSLKKICSYAQRMGVKIAIENHTVSSFNLVNGENKLLPGATPDELLKIVDSVHMENLGLLLDLGHLKITSRSMGFDLNDAIKKLSSRTLAIHIHDNNGIYDEHLPMTESSWFLDLLANHFGPNVKLVMESNDQTADSLAKQIQILKKVL, via the coding sequence ATGGCTGAAATTGAAACGGAGTTATACATATCAAGCAGTTGCTTTAAAAAGGGTGAATTTGCAGCCATTCTGGACACAGTGTCCACTCTTCCGGCAACAGGTCTTGAGCTTAGCCACTTCAGCGGTGCAATACCGGATCTCGCAACTATCCAGCAACAGGCAGACCAAAAAAAATGCAAGCTGCTGGTTCACAATTATTTCCCTCCGCCTGAAAATCATTTTGTAATGAATCTGGCCTCAGACTCTGCGGAAACACTTGAGCAAAGCATTTTGCTTGCTGAGAAAGCAATCCGTTTTTGCCGGAAAGCAAATATTCCTTTTTACAGTGTTCACTGCGGGTTCGCCTGCAATGCAGCACCTGAGGACTTGGGTAAGCCCCTTGCTTCTCTGCAAAGAATACCTCTGCAAAATGCAATGGATATTTTCGTCCAAAGCTTGAAAAAAATATGCTCATATGCCCAAAGAATGGGTGTTAAAATTGCAATAGAAAATCACACTGTATCTTCATTTAATCTTGTAAATGGAGAAAACAAACTCCTGCCCGGAGCAACCCCAGATGAACTTTTAAAGATTGTCGACAGTGTTCACATGGAAAATCTAGGCTTACTGCTTGATCTGGGGCACTTAAAAATCACATCCCGGTCAATGGGTTTTGATTTAAACGATGCCATAAAAAAACTGTCTTCCCGAACGCTGGCGATTCATATTCATGATAATAACGGAATCTATGACGAGCACCTCCCCATGACTGAGAGTTCATGGTTCCTGGATCTCCTTGCCAACCATTTTGGGCCGAATGTCAAACTTGTTATGGAAAGTAATGATCAGACAGCCGATTCACTGGCAAAGCAGATCCAAATACTCAAAAAGGTATTGTGA
- a CDS encoding N-acetylneuraminate synthase family protein produces MLIGRDCPTFIIAEAGVNHNGSIDLAKELIAKAAECGADCIKFQTFKADKIVLRDTEKAEYQKKNTGSQESQFKMLQNLEMPTAWYPELIEECRRHNLIFLSTPYDTSDIAFLEEFNLPAYKVASAWAVEPVFLKALAKTMKPILLSTGMCTGAEVYEAVQTIRECGNNKIILLQCTTNYPSRNEDCNLMAMKNMGKSLNVLTGYSDHTQGLAAATLSVGLGASVIERHFTLDKSFPGPDHSSSSDPEEFAQLVVAVKESEKILGNGIKTPCAAEIINKKAMRRSIVAACDIPKGTRISSDHIAYKRPATGVSPKHAEHMIGRISAKDIAKDSFLYFNDLSVR; encoded by the coding sequence ATGCTAATAGGAAGAGATTGTCCGACTTTCATCATTGCGGAAGCGGGTGTAAATCATAATGGAAGCATAGACCTTGCTAAAGAACTTATCGCTAAAGCAGCTGAGTGCGGAGCAGACTGCATTAAGTTTCAGACATTCAAAGCGGATAAAATAGTACTTAGAGACACTGAAAAAGCTGAATACCAGAAGAAAAACACCGGTTCACAAGAATCACAATTCAAAATGCTCCAGAATCTGGAGATGCCAACTGCATGGTATCCGGAACTGATAGAAGAATGCCGGCGGCATAACCTTATTTTTCTATCAACTCCATATGACACTTCAGACATAGCATTCTTGGAAGAATTTAATCTTCCGGCATATAAAGTTGCATCTGCATGGGCCGTAGAACCTGTTTTTTTAAAAGCGTTGGCTAAGACGATGAAGCCGATACTGTTGTCAACAGGCATGTGTACAGGGGCTGAAGTATATGAAGCAGTGCAAACGATACGAGAATGTGGAAATAATAAAATAATTTTATTGCAGTGCACAACCAACTACCCCTCGCGCAATGAAGACTGCAATTTGATGGCTATGAAGAATATGGGTAAATCACTGAATGTTTTAACAGGATATTCAGATCATACCCAAGGTCTGGCAGCCGCTACACTTTCTGTAGGGCTTGGCGCTTCCGTCATAGAAAGACATTTTACCCTGGACAAAAGTTTTCCGGGCCCTGATCACTCCAGTTCCTCAGATCCCGAAGAATTTGCGCAATTGGTTGTTGCTGTGAAAGAAAGCGAAAAGATCCTCGGAAACGGAATAAAAACTCCCTGTGCGGCGGAGATAATCAATAAAAAAGCCATGCGCAGGAGTATTGTTGCCGCCTGCGACATCCCCAAAGGAACTCGTATTTCCAGTGATCATATAGCATACAAGCGGCCTGCAACCGGCGTCAGCCCGAAACATGCTGAACACATGATCGGACGTATCTCTGCGAAGGACATAGCCAAAGATTCTTTTCTTTATTTTAACGATCTTTCAGTTCGTTAA
- a CDS encoding mannose-1-phosphate guanylyltransferase/mannose-6-phosphate isomerase, translated as MIPVILAGGTGSRLWPLSRKNFPKQLMPVLGGEFSLLQETVKRVRKLPEVQSMVVVTNEKYRFIVASQLQAIGVDSARIVLEPMGRSTAPAAAVGAILAQREGGDQNVLLLPADHHIHNVESFLASISGATKYTEDGGLVTLGIVPDNPETGYGYIKRGVAVPDSMGQGYFIDHFVEKPDSERACEYVSSGDYYWNSGMFLFKAESYLQELEKFEPEMVNCCRSAVEKACVDLDFLRLDKDEFERCPEDSIDYAVMEKTLKGIVVPLDCGWSDVGSWSSLYEVRDKDSRQNVRIGDVILEDSNNCYFHSSGRLVAGVGLDNIAVVESKDAVLVIPLDRVQDVKKIFSRLKTESRREYESHTKVYRPWGNYESIDDGERYQVKRIIVYPGQSLSLQKHFHRAEHWIVVKGTAVVTHDEEEMVLTEDQSTYIPLGSVHRLKNPGKVDLELIEVQTGSYLGEDDIVRLEDVYGRTK; from the coding sequence ATGATTCCAGTTATTTTGGCAGGAGGCACAGGTTCCAGACTGTGGCCCCTTTCTAGAAAAAATTTTCCCAAGCAATTGATGCCCGTACTGGGCGGTGAGTTTTCCCTTCTCCAGGAAACAGTAAAGCGGGTTAGAAAGCTGCCTGAAGTGCAGTCTATGGTGGTTGTAACGAATGAAAAGTACAGGTTTATAGTTGCTTCGCAGTTGCAGGCCATAGGTGTTGATTCTGCCAGAATCGTTCTTGAGCCAATGGGGAGAAGTACCGCTCCGGCCGCAGCTGTGGGTGCTATTCTGGCCCAGCGGGAAGGGGGCGACCAGAATGTTTTGCTGCTGCCTGCCGACCATCATATTCACAATGTTGAATCTTTTCTGGCCAGTATTTCGGGCGCCACAAAGTATACCGAGGATGGTGGACTCGTAACTCTGGGAATTGTGCCGGACAATCCTGAAACCGGGTACGGTTACATTAAACGGGGGGTAGCTGTTCCTGATAGCATGGGGCAGGGGTATTTTATCGATCATTTTGTTGAAAAGCCGGATTCTGAAAGGGCCTGCGAATACGTTTCTTCCGGTGATTACTACTGGAACAGTGGCATGTTTTTATTTAAGGCCGAATCATATCTTCAGGAGCTGGAAAAGTTTGAGCCGGAGATGGTCAACTGCTGCCGTTCGGCGGTTGAGAAGGCCTGTGTGGATCTCGATTTTCTGCGTCTTGATAAGGATGAATTTGAGCGTTGCCCGGAGGATTCCATTGACTACGCAGTTATGGAAAAGACTCTCAAAGGGATAGTCGTTCCTTTGGATTGCGGTTGGAGTGACGTGGGATCATGGTCCTCGTTGTACGAGGTCCGGGATAAGGATTCCCGGCAGAATGTACGCATCGGTGATGTTATTCTTGAGGATTCAAATAATTGCTATTTTCATTCGTCCGGAAGACTGGTGGCCGGAGTGGGGCTCGACAATATAGCAGTCGTTGAATCAAAGGATGCAGTTCTGGTCATACCTCTGGATCGGGTTCAGGATGTTAAGAAGATTTTCAGTAGGCTGAAAACGGAAAGTCGCAGAGAATATGAATCGCACACCAAGGTTTACCGTCCATGGGGCAATTATGAGTCCATCGATGACGGTGAGCGTTATCAGGTCAAGAGGATTATTGTTTATCCGGGCCAGAGCCTGTCGCTGCAGAAACACTTTCACCGGGCCGAACATTGGATAGTGGTTAAGGGTACAGCTGTCGTTACCCATGATGAAGAAGAAATGGTTCTCACTGAAGATCAATCTACATATATACCGCTGGGATCGGTGCATCGGCTTAAAAATCCGGGCAAGGTCGATCTGGAATTGATTGAAGTCCAGACAGGCAGCTATCTCGGTGAGGATGATATTGTGCGTTTGGAAGATGTGTATGGACGGACGAAATAA
- a CDS encoding N-acetylneuraminate synthase family protein, translating to MNPLPLFIAEISSNHGCNIERCYEFIDTAARICCGAVKFQLFRIKDLFAPEILAGSAEHRERERWELPESFIPLIAERCRERKILFSCTPFFLDAVDILSPHVDFLKIASYELLWTNLLERCAASGKPVVLSTGMAEMNEIEAAVHTLYSSGCKDLSLLHCVSGYPAPVNQANLAALRTLKNKFNCKIGWSDHTVSESVIQRAIHKYDAEIIELHLDLDKTGAEYEAGHCWLPHQVERLIRHIRKGLEADGDGVKRPVEAEMPDREWRADPEDGLRPLKSIRKIWKAE from the coding sequence ATGAATCCCCTCCCCCTATTCATAGCCGAAATTTCCAGCAACCATGGCTGCAACATTGAGCGCTGCTATGAATTCATCGATACCGCCGCGCGTATCTGCTGCGGAGCAGTCAAATTCCAACTATTTAGGATTAAAGACCTTTTCGCTCCTGAAATTCTGGCCGGAAGCGCAGAGCACCGCGAACGCGAACGCTGGGAGCTGCCGGAATCCTTTATTCCGCTTATTGCCGAACGTTGCAGGGAACGGAAAATCCTTTTCTCATGTACCCCGTTCTTTCTTGATGCCGTAGACATTCTCAGCCCGCATGTTGATTTTTTAAAAATTGCCTCCTACGAACTGCTCTGGACAAATTTGCTTGAAAGGTGTGCCGCCAGCGGTAAACCTGTAGTTCTTTCCACCGGAATGGCAGAGATGAATGAAATCGAAGCGGCAGTGCACACTTTATACTCTTCGGGCTGTAAGGATCTCAGCCTGCTGCACTGCGTTTCCGGCTACCCGGCTCCGGTAAATCAGGCCAACCTTGCAGCCCTGCGGACCTTGAAAAATAAATTCAATTGCAAAATCGGCTGGTCTGACCATACAGTAAGCGAGTCCGTTATCCAACGGGCAATTCATAAATATGATGCCGAAATAATTGAATTGCACCTTGACCTTGATAAAACCGGTGCCGAATACGAAGCCGGACATTGCTGGCTGCCGCATCAGGTTGAGCGGCTGATCCGTCATATTCGTAAAGGTCTGGAAGCGGATGGTGATGGAGTAAAAAGACCGGTAGAAGCGGAAATGCCGGACCGGGAATGGCGGGCTGATCCAGAGGATGGGCTGCGCCCTTTGAAGTCAATCAGAAAGATATGGAAAGCAGAATAA
- a CDS encoding PfkB family carbohydrate kinase — MASADGKIKTISELAEISGELRANGKRIVLCHGVFDLLHIGHIRYFNQAKEHGDVLMVTLTPDHYVDKGPDRPAFTEILRAEALASLGETDYVAINEWPTAEETLRAIRPHVYAKGDEFKDIDNDPLGKIGKEADVVREIGAELVFTSDIVYSSSNLINRYLNRNSEELDEYLKMFRNRYRLDDLLDHLERMQDLKVLVIGDTILDEYQIASTLGKSSKDPILALKYQSHELYAGGALAVANHVANFAGNVTLLTMLGENERYEDFIREKLDAKINPRFFTRPKGPTTLKRRFIDSYSLSKVMEIYVMDDSPLPEEVEQEICAELGEIIGDYDLVLTADFGHGLISPAVIELLVQKSPYLAVNTQANAGNRGFNTIGKYPKMDFFSLAEHELRLETRDQINELRPLLIETVTRLKTRVGLVTQGSRGCSLYNPASEFVRIPSFQSNVVDRVGAGDALFSIAAMSACMGLHEELVGFLGNIAGSLAVQIMGNDRAIDKQSMRKYITATMK; from the coding sequence ATGGCCAGTGCCGACGGTAAAATAAAAACAATTTCAGAACTTGCTGAAATATCCGGAGAGTTGCGCGCAAACGGCAAACGTATTGTGCTTTGCCATGGAGTATTTGACCTGCTCCATATCGGACATATCCGCTATTTCAATCAGGCCAAGGAACATGGGGATGTACTCATGGTCACCCTGACCCCGGACCACTATGTGGATAAAGGACCGGACCGTCCGGCCTTCACCGAAATCCTGCGCGCCGAAGCCCTCGCCTCCCTCGGGGAAACCGATTACGTGGCTATCAATGAATGGCCCACCGCCGAAGAAACCCTGCGCGCCATACGGCCCCATGTCTACGCCAAAGGTGACGAGTTTAAGGACATCGACAACGACCCGCTGGGCAAAATCGGCAAAGAAGCAGATGTGGTCCGTGAAATCGGAGCCGAACTGGTCTTCACCTCGGACATTGTCTACAGCTCATCCAACCTGATCAACCGCTACCTGAACCGTAACAGCGAAGAGCTTGACGAATACCTGAAAATGTTCCGCAACCGCTACAGGCTGGACGACCTGCTCGACCATCTGGAACGCATGCAGGACCTCAAAGTGCTGGTAATCGGGGATACCATCCTTGACGAATACCAGATAGCTTCCACCCTTGGGAAATCATCCAAGGACCCTATTCTGGCTCTCAAATACCAGTCCCACGAGCTGTATGCCGGGGGGGCGCTGGCAGTAGCCAACCATGTAGCCAATTTTGCCGGAAATGTTACTTTGCTGACCATGCTCGGTGAAAACGAACGCTACGAAGATTTCATCCGCGAAAAGCTGGACGCAAAAATAAATCCCCGCTTTTTCACCCGCCCCAAGGGGCCGACCACCCTCAAACGCAGGTTCATTGACAGCTATTCCCTGAGCAAGGTCATGGAAATATACGTCATGGATGACAGTCCGCTGCCGGAAGAAGTGGAGCAGGAGATATGCGCCGAACTGGGGGAAATTATAGGTGATTACGATCTGGTACTTACTGCAGACTTCGGACACGGTTTGATCAGCCCGGCAGTAATCGAACTGCTGGTACAAAAATCACCCTACCTTGCGGTGAACACGCAGGCCAATGCCGGAAACCGGGGTTTCAACACCATCGGCAAATATCCTAAGATGGACTTTTTCTCACTGGCCGAACACGAATTGCGCCTTGAAACCCGCGATCAGATCAATGAATTGAGGCCCCTGCTTATAGAAACCGTAACCCGCTTGAAAACCAGAGTAGGTCTGGTGACTCAAGGCAGCAGGGGGTGTTCACTTTACAATCCGGCCAGCGAATTTGTACGCATCCCTTCCTTCCAGTCCAATGTGGTGGACCGGGTCGGGGCTGGAGACGCGCTTTTTTCCATAGCGGCAATGTCCGCCTGTATGGGTCTGCATGAAGAACTGGTCGGTTTTCTCGGCAATATTGCCGGGTCACTGGCTGTGCAGATCATGGGCAATGACCGGGCCATCGACAAACAATCCATGCGCAAATACATAACCGCAACCATGAAATAA
- a CDS encoding SIS domain-containing protein: protein MWNKHTEKLQNCLSSIEVSGNHCCKDGCDQAFAVWKEMTERLRDQGKIIYLIGNGASASMASHFSADLAKNAHVHTQVFTDLALITALANDISYDQVFVEPLKRRLTPNDMLVAISSSGNSPNVLKACAFAAETGASVVTLSAMSPKNNLRTLGDINFWLPADTYGMAETGHACILHYWMDSVSTSPA, encoded by the coding sequence TTGTGGAATAAACATACTGAAAAATTACAGAACTGCCTCAGCTCCATAGAAGTAAGCGGCAATCACTGCTGCAAGGATGGTTGTGACCAAGCCTTCGCGGTCTGGAAAGAAATGACTGAAAGACTCCGCGATCAAGGTAAAATCATATACCTCATCGGTAACGGGGCCAGTGCTTCCATGGCCAGTCATTTTTCAGCCGACCTTGCAAAAAACGCCCATGTACATACGCAGGTATTTACTGATCTGGCACTTATTACCGCTCTTGCAAACGATATTTCATACGATCAGGTTTTCGTGGAACCCCTCAAACGCAGGCTGACCCCAAATGACATGCTGGTTGCCATCAGCAGTTCGGGAAATTCACCCAATGTGCTCAAAGCCTGTGCTTTTGCCGCTGAAACCGGAGCCTCGGTAGTCACCCTCAGTGCCATGTCCCCGAAAAACAATCTGCGCACTCTGGGCGACATCAACTTCTGGCTCCCGGCGGACACCTACGGCATGGCAGAGACGGGCCACGCCTGCATCCTGCATTATTGGATGGACTCCGTTTCTACTTCCCCGGCATAA
- a CDS encoding radical SAM protein, with the protein MSDNLRIDSHKLHLHPRRVAEWLDGGNVYPLYMELSPAGACNHRCRFCGLDFAGYKPDFLDTEILCTRLVEMGKLGVKSIMYAGEGEPLLHKDMARIICATKEAGIDVALTSNAVLLNEKTAEQILSSTSWIKVSLNAGTPATYAHIHGTQDEDFRRVLNNLETAANVREKQQAGCTLGVQLVLLPENEGEVETLAAQVRDAGMDYLVVKPYSHHPQSICTEYKDIDYTDCSELEERLQTYKTDSFNIIFRSETMKIWDGQKRDYKHCNALPFWSYIDSKGNVWGCSIFLGEDNFLYGNIHDSSFEEIWNGPKRSSSLKWCAENLDPQQCRINCRMDKINRYLWELKNPGDHVNFI; encoded by the coding sequence ATGAGTGATAATCTGCGCATAGATTCCCATAAGCTGCACCTGCACCCCCGCCGCGTTGCCGAATGGCTGGACGGGGGAAATGTCTATCCCCTGTACATGGAACTGAGTCCCGCCGGAGCCTGCAACCACCGCTGCAGATTCTGCGGTCTGGACTTTGCCGGTTACAAACCCGACTTTCTCGATACCGAAATCCTCTGCACACGTTTGGTAGAAATGGGAAAGCTGGGAGTCAAAAGCATCATGTACGCAGGCGAGGGCGAGCCTCTGCTGCACAAGGATATGGCCCGGATCATCTGCGCCACCAAAGAAGCCGGAATAGACGTGGCCCTGACCAGCAATGCAGTGCTGCTCAATGAAAAGACGGCTGAACAAATTCTAAGCAGCACCAGTTGGATAAAGGTCAGTCTCAATGCCGGGACTCCCGCTACCTACGCACATATCCACGGAACACAGGACGAAGATTTCCGGCGAGTGCTTAATAATCTGGAAACAGCTGCCAATGTCCGCGAAAAACAACAGGCAGGATGTACACTAGGCGTACAACTTGTCCTTTTGCCCGAAAATGAAGGAGAGGTAGAAACCCTTGCTGCACAGGTCCGTGACGCGGGCATGGACTATCTGGTGGTCAAGCCCTACTCCCATCACCCGCAAAGCATCTGCACAGAGTACAAAGACATAGACTATACCGATTGCAGTGAACTTGAAGAACGGTTGCAGACGTACAAAACAGATAGTTTCAACATAATTTTCCGTAGTGAAACCATGAAAATCTGGGACGGTCAGAAACGGGACTACAAGCATTGTAATGCCCTGCCCTTCTGGTCCTACATTGATTCCAAGGGCAATGTCTGGGGCTGCAGCATTTTTCTGGGAGAGGACAATTTTCTCTACGGGAATATTCACGACAGCAGCTTCGAAGAAATATGGAACGGACCAAAACGGTCTTCCTCGCTTAAATGGTGTGCAGAGAATCTTGATCCGCAGCAATGCCGCATCAACTGCCGCATGGACAAGATCAACAGGTATCTTTGGGAACTCAAGAATCCCGGCGATCATGTAAATTTTATTTAA
- a CDS encoding aminoglycoside phosphotransferase family protein, translating into MLTSDPESLVRNLTGELPINTERIRAGRNSRVFRVDCKSGQSMLAKFYLHPTADGRSRLEQEWTALQFMTESGLSNVPAPLAFDESVQGAVFSFIKGDRIENGTDQDLREIISFLSRLHELSGRKKALALPRAAEACFSPAELIKNITQRLKKLQALPTEGKSYRHLHTFLKDQFSPQFETCINDVKTHFAGRLWTEPLAMEFRTLSPSDFGFHNAIKNGQKITFVDFEYFGWDDPVKATADFLLHPAMNLSGQQMAIFFADMKKFFMHDENFILRFKKHLPLFRLKWAVILLNEFLSQHLEQREFSCGKITNPKDRLTQQLEKAENILNKDQKILHALDL; encoded by the coding sequence ATGCTAACTTCTGACCCCGAAAGCCTTGTTCGTAATTTGACCGGAGAATTACCCATAAATACGGAACGAATCCGTGCCGGACGCAACAGCAGAGTGTTCCGAGTTGATTGTAAATCCGGACAGAGCATGCTTGCCAAATTCTATCTTCATCCTACAGCAGATGGACGCAGCAGACTTGAACAGGAATGGACGGCCCTGCAATTCATGACCGAGTCAGGGCTCAGCAATGTTCCTGCTCCGCTGGCATTCGATGAATCCGTTCAGGGTGCGGTCTTTTCATTTATCAAAGGAGACAGGATTGAAAACGGAACAGATCAGGACCTCCGGGAAATCATTTCATTCCTATCCAGACTCCATGAATTATCCGGGCGAAAAAAAGCGCTGGCCCTGCCCCGAGCAGCAGAAGCCTGCTTTTCCCCCGCAGAACTGATAAAAAACATTACGCAACGCCTCAAAAAATTGCAGGCCCTCCCTACGGAAGGCAAGTCATACCGGCACCTGCATACGTTTCTCAAAGATCAATTTTCACCGCAATTTGAAACCTGCATCAACGACGTAAAAACTCATTTCGCCGGCAGGTTGTGGACAGAACCGTTGGCAATGGAATTCAGGACACTCAGTCCTTCAGACTTTGGTTTTCACAACGCAATAAAAAACGGACAAAAGATAACCTTTGTTGATTTTGAATATTTCGGCTGGGATGATCCGGTTAAGGCCACTGCAGATTTTCTGCTCCATCCTGCGATGAATTTAAGTGGACAGCAGATGGCTATTTTCTTTGCTGACATGAAAAAATTTTTTATGCACGACGAAAATTTCATCCTGCGTTTTAAAAAACACCTGCCCTTGTTTCGCCTGAAATGGGCTGTAATCCTGCTCAACGAATTTTTAAGCCAGCATCTTGAGCAACGGGAATTTTCCTGCGGAAAAATTACCAACCCAAAGGACAGGCTCACCCAGCAACTTGAAAAGGCCGAAAATATCCTTAATAAAGACCAAAAGATACTTCACGCACTGGATCTGTAA
- a CDS encoding transketolase, translated as MDQRSKQLRKKIVDVLHHAGRGHVGPSMSLVEIIRVLYDSVLKYDPADPQLPERDRFILSKGHGCLALYILLAEKRFINDDELFSFCSYNGLLGGHPTTKTPGIEFATGSLGHGLPFAVGVAAALNIDKSKSRVFTVLGDGECGEGAIWEAAMSAARHKLSNLTAIVDYNKLQSYGPTENISGLEPFADKWKSFGFAVREVDGHDVGELKKIFSELPFEKDKPSAIICHTVKGKGIPAAENNPTWHHKTKMSAEDHAMLIKSIEDYHA; from the coding sequence TTGGACCAGCGTTCGAAACAGCTCAGAAAAAAAATAGTGGATGTGCTCCATCATGCCGGGCGCGGCCATGTCGGTCCGTCCATGTCCTTAGTGGAAATAATCCGCGTGCTCTACGATTCGGTTTTAAAATATGATCCCGCCGACCCGCAATTACCGGAACGGGACCGCTTTATTCTCAGCAAAGGACACGGCTGTCTGGCCCTTTATATACTGCTGGCCGAAAAAAGATTCATCAACGATGATGAATTGTTCAGCTTCTGCTCCTATAACGGACTGCTGGGCGGACACCCCACAACAAAAACTCCGGGAATTGAATTTGCTACCGGAAGTCTGGGGCATGGCTTACCTTTTGCCGTGGGTGTTGCCGCAGCGCTTAATATCGACAAATCGAAAAGCCGTGTTTTCACCGTACTCGGCGACGGTGAATGCGGAGAAGGAGCGATATGGGAAGCAGCCATGAGCGCGGCCCGGCATAAGCTCTCAAACCTGACAGCCATCGTCGATTACAACAAGCTTCAATCCTATGGTCCCACCGAGAACATTTCCGGTCTGGAACCCTTTGCCGATAAATGGAAAAGCTTCGGCTTCGCAGTGCGCGAGGTGGACGGACATGATGTTGGCGAGCTTAAAAAAATATTTTCAGAACTGCCCTTTGAAAAAGACAAACCTTCAGCAATTATCTGCCACACGGTCAAAGGCAAAGGCATTCCCGCAGCTGAGAACAACCCCACATGGCACCACAAGACAAAAATGTCCGCCGAAGACCACGCCATGCTCATCAAAAGTATAGAGGATTACCATGCGTAA
- a CDS encoding transketolase C-terminal domain-containing protein — translation MRKACLKQVYQLAARDERVVFMGSDLGAGTLAHFQKEMPERFFMEGIAEAHTVGMACGMAHEGKIVYVNTIQSFLTRRCYEQLLLDACMHNLNVRFIGNGGGLVYAPLGPTHWATEDLSILRVIPNLTVLCPADADEMNRLMPQTLKHQGPIFIRLAKGYDPIVTDEKTFEIGKAYPYREGRDLLLIGCGVMLGIMKQAGELLAKAGIEASILHLPTVKPLDTEAIISRARQTRAVITVEENTILGGLGSAVAEILAEAALPNPLRMKRIGLADSFSENYGSQLEHFAHNGLTAENIVKEAHRLIDN, via the coding sequence ATGCGTAAAGCCTGCCTTAAACAAGTTTATCAGTTGGCGGCAAGAGATGAGCGGGTAGTCTTTATGGGCTCCGATCTCGGCGCGGGAACTCTTGCCCATTTTCAGAAAGAGATGCCGGAACGCTTCTTCATGGAAGGCATTGCCGAGGCACATACCGTGGGTATGGCTTGCGGCATGGCCCATGAAGGCAAAATTGTTTATGTGAACACCATCCAGAGCTTTCTGACCCGGCGTTGCTATGAACAATTATTGTTAGATGCCTGTATGCATAACCTCAATGTGCGTTTCATCGGTAACGGCGGAGGGCTGGTCTATGCTCCGCTCGGCCCCACCCATTGGGCCACCGAAGATCTTTCCATCCTGCGGGTTATCCCCAATCTGACCGTACTCTGCCCGGCTGACGCAGACGAAATGAACCGGCTCATGCCGCAGACACTGAAACATCAGGGACCGATTTTCATCCGCCTTGCAAAAGGTTACGACCCCATCGTTACCGATGAAAAAACTTTTGAAATCGGCAAAGCATACCCATACCGGGAAGGCAGGGACCTGCTGCTTATCGGCTGCGGGGTCATGCTGGGAATCATGAAACAGGCCGGAGAGCTTTTGGCTAAAGCAGGAATCGAAGCTTCAATTCTGCACCTGCCTACAGTTAAGCCTCTGGATACGGAAGCGATAATTTCACGGGCGCGGCAAACACGAGCGGTTATTACCGTGGAGGAAAATACCATCCTCGGCGGTCTGGGCAGCGCAGTGGCGGAAATCCTTGCTGAGGCAGCCCTGCCTAATCCGTTGCGCATGAAGCGGATCGGACTGGCGGACTCCTTCAGCGAAAATTACGGCTCACAACTTGAGCACTTCGCCCACAACGGACTGACCGCGGAGAATATCGTAAAAGAGGCCCACAGGTTAATTGACAATTAA